One region of Alcanivorax sediminis genomic DNA includes:
- a CDS encoding EAL domain-containing protein, protein MSLQSPSNRASAPFKGILTEQCQLLFSGILVLFVLESISAVVLGSFYWNSPVPRSMLLGWITVMGLVQIARVPLLILARRKMARDEINASCRTALSALALTTPLILGIAGYIFNPLELLFRPDMLSTQLLVACIGLGLSTLALAAYSSHFPTVFLYLAMLLGPTMVRLSQTQTDSELSLLVLMLVLGLFFLLAARRIHNTGHQAMMLQASNRSLIDYLNRARSDAESLNEKLAQEIYERKEARQRLQETNERLETMVAERTQALEETNQALGATSERLELALEASNIGLWDWMLDTGRNYHTNFDRLLGYDSAYFKNFFGDLETLVHPDDLTRVRRAMVSHFKGDSDRYHAVYRLRHADGDWRWIEDDGRVVRWSEKGRATRMIGTRRDITEDRQAQEQQRLAATVFENAPEGIFILDHKFRFLAVNARFEQITGYSESMVLSKQVLDHDETHPNRETYVGITNALKESGFWEGEISEKRRNGEAFPEWLQISAVRDEQKRVIRYVGMISDLTTRKETEQQLQFLSNYDRLTGLANRSQFREHLHKSLTLARLNREKVALLMIDLDRFKPINESLGHEIGDRLLKAAAERLSHFAGEEEHLARVGGDEFTLLVEKYTSEAAISQLCQKLINAMKKPFHIDGHELLLGASIGISVFPDSAKEAQSMINQSDMAVYQAKRSGGNNFQFYRGNMRVASVEQLALETSLRKAIFKNEFVVYYQPKMELANNRITSVEALVRWQHPTMGLIPPSEFIPLAEETGLISAIGELVLERSCRHAHKWYKQGLGDITVSVNLSAHQFRKGNVAEIVDRVLSSTELPPQLLELELTESLIMEDMEQNIEMLQQLRKRGIELALDDFGTGYSSLSYLKRFPVDTLKIDRSFIMDLDKNPDDAAITRAIIDMAHSLQMNVVAEGVETEEHLAILRSMACDTIQGFLISKPVPEEELVQLLHTQAYRQAIDS, encoded by the coding sequence GTGTCTTTGCAGTCTCCGAGCAACCGCGCGTCCGCCCCGTTCAAGGGCATCCTCACTGAACAATGTCAGTTATTGTTCAGCGGTATCCTCGTGCTTTTTGTGCTGGAATCCATCAGCGCGGTCGTGCTGGGCAGTTTCTACTGGAACAGCCCGGTCCCCCGCTCCATGTTGCTGGGCTGGATCACCGTCATGGGCCTGGTTCAGATTGCACGGGTTCCCCTGCTGATTCTGGCCCGTCGCAAAATGGCACGGGACGAGATCAACGCCAGCTGCCGAACAGCACTCTCTGCCCTGGCCCTGACCACCCCACTGATCCTGGGTATCGCCGGCTACATTTTCAATCCGCTGGAGCTGCTGTTCCGCCCTGACATGCTCAGCACTCAGCTGCTGGTCGCCTGTATCGGTCTTGGCCTGAGCACCCTGGCACTGGCTGCCTACAGCAGCCATTTCCCCACCGTTTTCCTCTATCTGGCCATGCTACTGGGCCCGACCATGGTGCGTCTGTCCCAAACCCAGACCGATAGCGAGTTGTCCCTGCTGGTATTGATGCTGGTGCTAGGCCTGTTCTTCCTGCTGGCCGCCCGCCGCATTCATAACACCGGCCACCAGGCCATGATGCTGCAGGCCAGCAACCGTTCCCTGATCGACTATCTGAACCGGGCCCGCAGCGACGCCGAGTCACTGAATGAGAAGCTGGCTCAGGAGATTTACGAAAGAAAGGAAGCCCGGCAGCGCCTCCAGGAAACCAACGAGCGACTGGAAACCATGGTGGCCGAGCGGACCCAGGCGCTGGAAGAAACCAACCAGGCGCTGGGTGCCACCAGCGAACGGCTGGAGCTGGCACTGGAAGCCAGCAACATTGGTCTGTGGGACTGGATGCTGGATACCGGCCGCAATTACCACACCAATTTCGATCGCCTGCTGGGCTACGACAGCGCCTACTTCAAGAACTTCTTCGGCGACCTGGAAACCCTGGTTCATCCGGATGACTTGACCCGGGTACGCCGCGCCATGGTCTCGCACTTCAAAGGCGACAGTGACCGTTATCATGCGGTTTACCGGCTGCGTCATGCCGACGGCGACTGGCGCTGGATTGAGGATGACGGCCGCGTGGTGCGCTGGTCTGAAAAAGGCCGCGCCACCCGCATGATCGGTACCCGCCGCGACATTACCGAAGACCGCCAGGCCCAGGAACAGCAACGACTCGCCGCTACCGTGTTTGAGAATGCCCCGGAAGGGATCTTTATTCTCGATCACAAGTTCCGCTTCCTGGCTGTCAACGCCCGCTTCGAACAGATCACCGGCTATTCCGAGTCCATGGTGCTCAGCAAGCAGGTGCTTGATCACGACGAAACCCACCCTAACCGTGAAACCTACGTTGGCATCACCAACGCTCTGAAAGAGAGCGGTTTCTGGGAAGGGGAAATCAGCGAAAAACGCCGCAACGGCGAAGCTTTCCCTGAATGGCTTCAGATCAGTGCGGTACGGGACGAACAGAAGCGGGTGATCCGCTATGTGGGCATGATTTCGGATCTGACCACCCGCAAGGAAACCGAACAACAGCTGCAGTTCCTGTCCAACTACGATCGTCTCACCGGGCTGGCCAATCGCTCCCAGTTCCGCGAACACCTGCACAAGTCGCTCACCCTGGCTCGCCTCAATCGGGAAAAGGTGGCGCTGCTGATGATCGACCTGGACCGCTTCAAGCCCATCAATGAATCCCTTGGCCACGAAATCGGTGACCGCCTGCTCAAGGCCGCCGCCGAACGCCTCAGCCACTTTGCCGGCGAAGAAGAACATCTGGCCCGGGTAGGCGGCGACGAATTCACCCTGCTGGTGGAGAAGTACACCAGCGAGGCCGCCATCAGCCAGCTCTGTCAGAAGCTCATTAATGCCATGAAAAAGCCGTTCCATATCGACGGCCACGAGCTGCTGCTGGGGGCCAGTATCGGCATCAGCGTATTCCCGGACAGCGCCAAGGAAGCGCAGAGCATGATCAACCAGTCCGACATGGCGGTGTATCAGGCCAAGCGCAGCGGCGGCAACAACTTCCAGTTCTACCGCGGCAACATGCGCGTGGCCTCGGTGGAACAACTGGCGCTGGAAACCAGCCTGCGCAAGGCCATCTTCAAGAACGAGTTCGTGGTCTATTACCAGCCGAAGATGGAACTGGCCAACAACCGCATTACCTCTGTGGAAGCCCTGGTGCGCTGGCAACACCCGACCATGGGCCTGATCCCGCCATCTGAATTCATCCCGCTGGCCGAGGAAACCGGGTTGATCTCTGCCATCGGTGAGCTGGTACTGGAACGTTCCTGCCGTCACGCTCACAAATGGTACAAACAGGGACTCGGCGACATCACCGTGTCGGTGAACCTGTCTGCCCACCAGTTCCGCAAGGGCAACGTGGCCGAGATCGTCGACCGCGTCCTGTCCAGCACCGAGCTGCCACCGCAGCTGCTGGAACTGGAGCTCACGGAAAGTCTGATCATGGAAGACATGGAGCAGAACATCGAAATGCTCCAGCAGCTGCGCAAGCGCGGCATTGAACTGGCGCTGGACGATTTCGGTACCGGCTATTCGTCCCTGAGCTACCTGAAACGCTTCCCGGTAGACACTCTCAAGATCGACCGCTCGTTCATCATGGATCTGGACAAGAACCCCGACGATGCCGCCATCACCCGCGCCATCATCGACATGGCTCACAGCCTGCAGATGAATGTAGTCGCCGAAGGCGTGGAAACCGAAGAGCACCTCGCCATCCTGCGCAGCATGGCCTGCGATACCATCCAGGGTTTCCTGATCAGCAAACCCGTGCCGGAAGAAGAGCTGGTGCAACTGCTGCACACGCAGGCGTATAGACAGGCGATAGACAGTTAA
- the uvrD gene encoding DNA helicase II gives MDDVTSLIDGLNPAQRDAVAADDRHLLVLAGAGSGKTRVLVHRIAWQIATEQASPFGILAVTFTNKAAAEMRGRIEQLLDMSAEGMWVGTFHSIAHRLLRSHWQEAGLPQGFEIIDADDQQRLVKRVIKELGLDEQRWPARQATWFINSQKDEGLRARHMDANGDLFVQTMQKIYYGYEEACERGGLVDFNEMLLRVLELFRDNDSLRGHYQRRFRHILVDEFQDTNSIQYAWLRLLAYEDNAVTIVGDDDQSIYGWRGAKIENIHKFSRDFPDTRTIRLEQNYRSTGTILKAANAVIDNNSDRLGKELWTEGGDGDPIRLYSGFNEVDEARFIAGRVDKLFQEGTARSEMAVLYRSNAQSRVLEEAFLQAGIPYRIYGGQRFFERLEIKNALAYLRLISNRHADAAFERAVNTPTRGIGNKTLETLREVAQARRCSLWDAGQAIVSEQLLTARAINALALFLNLVEQLAQQCEGLNLGETAEHVIEASGLVAFHGKEKGEKGQQRQENLRELVSATREFGEEDEDSEMDSLTAFLDHAALESGEGQADAHEDAVQMMTLHSAKGLEFPVVFICGMEEGLFPHQRSSEDPSGLAEERRLCYVGLTRAMRELYLTHAESRRLYGNENYNPPSRFLREIPADAMEEIRARAGYSRPMGGAAKPIRETESNGIVLGARVLHPKFGEGTVLHFEGQGPNARLQINFDGAGTKWLVSQYARLEVI, from the coding sequence ATGGATGACGTGACTTCCCTTATAGATGGTTTGAACCCGGCCCAGCGCGATGCGGTGGCAGCCGATGATCGCCATTTGCTGGTGCTGGCCGGTGCAGGCTCGGGCAAGACCCGGGTACTGGTGCACCGCATCGCCTGGCAGATTGCCACCGAGCAGGCCTCGCCGTTTGGCATTCTGGCGGTAACTTTTACCAACAAGGCGGCGGCCGAGATGCGCGGGCGGATCGAGCAGCTGCTGGATATGTCGGCCGAAGGCATGTGGGTGGGTACCTTCCACAGCATTGCCCACCGCCTGCTGCGTTCTCACTGGCAGGAGGCCGGCTTGCCTCAGGGTTTCGAGATCATCGACGCCGATGACCAGCAGCGACTGGTCAAACGGGTGATCAAGGAGCTGGGGCTGGATGAGCAGCGCTGGCCGGCGCGCCAGGCCACCTGGTTCATTAACAGTCAGAAGGACGAAGGTCTGCGCGCCAGGCATATGGATGCCAATGGCGACCTGTTTGTCCAGACCATGCAGAAGATCTACTACGGCTACGAAGAAGCCTGCGAGCGCGGTGGCTTGGTGGACTTCAACGAAATGCTGTTGCGGGTGCTGGAACTGTTCCGCGATAACGACAGTCTGCGTGGCCACTATCAGCGCCGCTTCCGGCATATCCTGGTCGACGAGTTCCAGGATACCAACAGCATCCAGTACGCCTGGCTGCGGCTGCTGGCCTATGAAGACAACGCCGTGACCATCGTTGGCGACGATGACCAGTCCATTTATGGCTGGCGTGGCGCCAAGATCGAGAATATTCACAAGTTCAGCCGCGACTTCCCGGACACCCGCACCATCCGCCTGGAGCAGAATTACCGCTCCACCGGCACCATTCTCAAGGCCGCCAATGCGGTGATCGACAACAACAGCGATCGTCTTGGCAAGGAGCTGTGGACCGAGGGCGGTGATGGTGACCCCATCCGGCTGTACTCCGGATTCAATGAAGTGGATGAAGCCCGCTTCATTGCCGGGCGCGTGGACAAGCTGTTCCAGGAAGGTACGGCGCGTAGCGAGATGGCGGTGCTGTATCGCTCCAATGCCCAGTCCCGTGTGCTGGAAGAAGCCTTCCTGCAAGCCGGGATTCCCTACCGTATTTATGGCGGCCAACGCTTCTTCGAGCGACTCGAGATCAAGAACGCGCTGGCCTACCTGCGCCTGATCAGCAATCGTCATGCGGATGCCGCTTTTGAGCGGGCAGTCAATACCCCCACCCGCGGGATCGGCAACAAGACCCTGGAAACCCTGCGCGAGGTGGCCCAGGCGCGCCGCTGCTCCCTCTGGGACGCGGGACAGGCCATTGTTAGTGAGCAGTTGCTGACTGCTCGTGCCATCAATGCCTTGGCGTTGTTCCTTAATCTGGTTGAGCAGCTGGCGCAGCAATGTGAAGGGCTGAATCTGGGTGAGACGGCCGAACACGTCATCGAGGCCAGTGGCCTGGTGGCCTTCCACGGCAAGGAAAAAGGCGAGAAAGGCCAGCAGCGTCAGGAAAACCTTCGCGAGCTGGTTTCGGCTACCCGCGAGTTTGGTGAAGAAGACGAAGATTCCGAAATGGACTCCCTCACGGCCTTCCTTGATCATGCGGCCCTGGAGTCTGGTGAAGGTCAGGCCGATGCCCATGAGGATGCGGTGCAGATGATGACCCTGCACTCCGCCAAGGGGCTGGAATTCCCGGTAGTCTTTATCTGTGGCATGGAGGAGGGGCTGTTCCCTCACCAGCGCTCCAGTGAAGACCCGAGCGGCCTCGCTGAAGAGCGCCGTCTCTGCTATGTGGGCCTGACTCGTGCCATGCGCGAGCTGTACCTGACCCACGCGGAAAGCCGGCGCCTGTACGGTAACGAGAATTACAACCCGCCCAGCCGTTTCTTGCGCGAGATACCCGCAGACGCCATGGAAGAGATCCGCGCCCGTGCCGGCTACAGCCGTCCCATGGGCGGCGCGGCCAAGCCGATCCGGGAAACCGAATCCAACGGTATCGTGCTGGGCGCCCGGGTGCTGCATCCCAAATTCGGGGAGGGCACCGTGCTGCACTTTGAGGGCCAGGGCCCCAATGCGCGGCTGCAGATCAATTTTGATGGTGCGGGTACCAAATGGCTGGTCAGCCAGTACGCGCGTCTGGAAGTGATATAG
- a CDS encoding TRAP transporter substrate-binding protein has product MDRRKFVSALGLGLGGLALAGCEQKDCPPADGQQGSVEPDNKKPVPQTYEWKMVTTWPKNYPGLGAGANRFAKRVEEMSAGRIRIKVYGAKELVPAFEVFDAVRQGSAEMGHGAAYYWKGKHPATPFFTAVPFGLTAQEMNGWLHHGGGQELWDDLYAQFNLKPFACGNTGTQMAGWFNKEINSIEDMKGLKMRMPGLAGEVLAKVGATPVQLPGAEVFTSLQTGAIDAADWVGPYNDLTFGLHRVAEYYYYPGWQEPGPTLELTINKQVWDSLPADLQAIIRYAAQSENQDMLDEYTARNNAALNELIGKHGVKLRRLPDDVLKALKVASDEVVEALVADNKDARKVYESYRKFRDESVQYMGVAEQPYLNVRSELEG; this is encoded by the coding sequence TTGGATCGTCGTAAATTCGTTTCTGCCCTGGGACTGGGGCTGGGCGGGCTGGCACTGGCCGGTTGCGAACAGAAAGATTGCCCTCCGGCGGACGGTCAGCAGGGCAGCGTTGAGCCGGACAACAAGAAGCCGGTTCCGCAAACCTATGAATGGAAGATGGTGACCACCTGGCCGAAGAACTACCCGGGCCTGGGTGCCGGTGCCAACCGTTTTGCCAAGCGGGTGGAAGAGATGTCTGCCGGGCGTATCAGGATCAAGGTCTACGGGGCCAAAGAACTGGTGCCGGCCTTCGAGGTGTTCGATGCCGTCCGGCAGGGTAGCGCAGAGATGGGCCATGGCGCGGCCTACTACTGGAAGGGCAAGCACCCGGCTACTCCGTTTTTCACCGCGGTGCCGTTTGGTCTGACCGCCCAGGAAATGAACGGCTGGCTGCACCACGGTGGCGGCCAGGAGCTGTGGGATGATCTCTATGCCCAGTTCAACCTGAAACCGTTTGCCTGTGGCAATACGGGCACCCAGATGGCTGGCTGGTTCAACAAGGAAATCAACAGCATCGAAGACATGAAAGGGCTGAAGATGCGTATGCCGGGCCTGGCGGGTGAAGTGTTGGCCAAGGTCGGTGCGACACCAGTGCAGCTGCCCGGTGCGGAAGTGTTCACTTCCCTGCAGACGGGTGCCATTGATGCCGCCGACTGGGTTGGGCCTTACAACGATCTGACCTTTGGCCTGCATCGCGTAGCCGAGTACTACTACTACCCGGGCTGGCAGGAGCCGGGCCCTACCCTGGAACTGACCATCAACAAGCAGGTGTGGGACAGCCTGCCGGCGGACCTGCAGGCGATTATTCGCTATGCGGCCCAGTCCGAAAACCAGGATATGCTTGATGAATACACCGCACGCAACAATGCTGCGCTCAATGAGCTGATCGGCAAGCACGGGGTGAAATTGCGTCGTTTGCCTGACGATGTACTCAAGGCATTGAAGGTGGCAAGCGACGAGGTGGTAGAAGCACTGGTGGCGGACAACAAGGACGCCCGCAAGGTGTACGAGTCCTACCGCAAATTCCGTGATGAATCCGTTCAGTATATGGGCGTGGCAGAGCAGCCCTACCTGAATGTGCGTAGTGAGCTGGAAGGCTGA
- a CDS encoding acyl-CoA thioesterase, giving the protein MTNHTDDSPQPIGELAIQTIAMPQDSNWNGDIFGGWLVSQMDLAGAVTARKKARGRVATVAIDSMAFLRPVPIGAVVSCYTQLQDIGRSSMQILVEVWIREDTGTLSKVTEGHFTFVAIDDTGRTRAVPRD; this is encoded by the coding sequence ATGACTAATCATACTGACGACTCACCGCAACCGATTGGCGAACTGGCCATCCAGACCATCGCCATGCCCCAGGACTCCAACTGGAATGGCGATATCTTTGGTGGCTGGCTGGTGTCTCAGATGGATCTGGCCGGCGCAGTCACTGCTCGCAAGAAAGCCCGTGGCCGGGTAGCTACGGTTGCCATTGATTCCATGGCCTTTCTGCGCCCCGTACCGATCGGTGCCGTGGTCAGCTGCTACACCCAGCTGCAAGACATCGGACGCAGCTCCATGCAGATTCTGGTGGAAGTATGGATTCGTGAGGATACCGGCACCCTGTCGAAAGTGACCGAAGGGCATTTCACCTTTGTCGCGATTGATGACACCGGGCGCACCCGGGCGGTACCGCGGGACTAG
- a CDS encoding TRAP transporter large permease has protein sequence MEWIPLLMFVVVCLVLLSGYPVAFALGGTALLFAGAGMALGGFNPADLTFVPNRLFGIIENTTLMAVPLFVFMGVMLEKSRVAENLLSSMGRLFGPLPGGMGIAIILVGALLAASTGIVGATVVTMGLLSLPTMLKQGYQPQLSTGLICATGTLGQIIPPSIALVLLGDVLGNAYQEAQLKQGLWSLDTVSVGDLFVGALIPGLMLVGLYLLYVLGVSLWKPHLAPAMPTDQNTASGWGTVLKGLVPPLLLILAVLGSILTGKATPTEAAGVGAFGALLLAAFNRRLNLAILQEVVRSTSRVTAMVFMILIGASLFSLVFRGFGGEEAVHHLFDAMPGGVIGATLMVMLLIFLLGFILDFIEITFVVVPIVGPVLLAMGLDPVWLGVMLALNLQTSFLTPPFGFALFYLRGVAPAEVQTGQIYQGVVPFILIQLLMLAILAMFPALATWLPEQLYG, from the coding sequence ATGGAGTGGATCCCCCTGCTGATGTTTGTCGTGGTCTGCCTGGTACTGCTCAGTGGTTACCCGGTGGCCTTCGCCCTGGGAGGGACCGCGCTGCTGTTTGCCGGTGCCGGCATGGCGCTGGGCGGCTTCAACCCGGCCGACCTCACCTTTGTCCCCAACCGCCTGTTCGGCATTATCGAGAACACCACCCTGATGGCCGTGCCATTGTTTGTGTTCATGGGGGTGATGCTGGAGAAGTCCCGGGTGGCCGAAAACCTGCTGTCGAGCATGGGCCGCCTGTTCGGCCCGCTGCCGGGCGGCATGGGCATTGCCATCATTCTGGTGGGCGCCCTGCTGGCCGCCAGCACCGGCATTGTGGGCGCCACCGTGGTGACCATGGGCCTGCTGTCCCTGCCCACCATGCTCAAACAGGGCTACCAGCCACAGCTCTCCACTGGCCTGATTTGCGCCACCGGTACCCTGGGCCAGATCATTCCCCCTTCCATCGCCCTGGTGCTACTGGGGGATGTGCTTGGCAACGCCTACCAGGAAGCCCAGCTCAAGCAGGGCCTGTGGTCGCTGGATACCGTGTCCGTGGGCGACCTGTTTGTCGGCGCCCTGATCCCCGGCCTGATGCTGGTCGGGCTGTATCTGCTTTATGTATTGGGGGTGAGCCTGTGGAAGCCGCATTTGGCGCCAGCCATGCCCACCGACCAGAACACCGCATCAGGCTGGGGCACCGTGCTCAAGGGGCTGGTTCCGCCGCTGCTACTGATTCTTGCTGTGCTGGGCTCTATTCTCACTGGCAAGGCCACCCCCACTGAGGCCGCCGGTGTCGGCGCATTCGGCGCCCTGCTGCTGGCAGCCTTCAACCGGCGCCTGAACCTGGCCATCCTGCAGGAAGTGGTGCGCTCCACCAGCCGGGTCACCGCCATGGTGTTCATGATCCTGATCGGTGCCAGCCTGTTTTCGTTGGTATTCCGGGGGTTTGGTGGCGAAGAGGCAGTACACCACCTGTTCGACGCCATGCCCGGCGGAGTGATCGGCGCCACCCTGATGGTCATGCTGCTGATTTTTCTGCTTGGCTTTATCCTCGACTTTATCGAGATCACCTTTGTGGTGGTGCCGATTGTCGGACCGGTACTCCTCGCCATGGGGCTCGACCCGGTATGGTTGGGGGTAATGCTGGCCCTGAACTTGCAGACATCGTTTCTGACGCCTCCCTTCGGTTTCGCGCTGTTCTATTTGCGCGGCGTCGCGCCAGCGGAGGTCCAGACCGGCCAGATTTATCAGGGTGTAGTGCCGTTTATCTTGATACAACTGCTGATGCTGGCCATATTGGCTATGTTCCCGGCACTGGCAACCTGGCTACCTGAACAGCTGTACGGCTAA
- a CDS encoding TRAP transporter small permease subunit — MTTTLLRWQRRLTGFTTRIGQASAWLALLLVLGMVLVVALRYGFGIGNIALQESLTYLHGSLFMLAIAYTLAEDEHVRVDVLYQRFSPRTKAWINLLGTLFLLLPMCAAIFWLSLDYVGSSWRQQEGSANGGLPFVYLLKSLLLVLPALLSIQALADGLRQLLVLLGTQVDQPSKHPEDHL; from the coding sequence ATGACAACAACATTATTACGCTGGCAGCGCAGGCTGACCGGCTTCACCACCCGCATCGGGCAGGCCTCCGCCTGGCTGGCCCTGCTGTTGGTACTGGGGATGGTACTGGTGGTGGCCCTTCGCTACGGCTTTGGCATCGGTAACATTGCCCTTCAGGAATCGCTGACCTATCTGCACGGCAGCCTGTTCATGCTCGCCATCGCCTATACGCTGGCCGAGGACGAGCATGTCCGCGTGGATGTGCTGTACCAGCGCTTTTCGCCACGGACCAAAGCCTGGATCAACCTGCTCGGCACCCTGTTCCTGCTGCTACCCATGTGTGCGGCGATCTTCTGGCTGTCACTGGACTATGTTGGGAGCAGCTGGCGCCAGCAGGAAGGCTCCGCCAATGGCGGCCTGCCCTTCGTCTATTTGCTCAAATCCCTGTTACTGGTGCTGCCAGCATTGCTCAGTATTCAGGCGCTGGCCGACGGCCTGCGGCAGTTGCTGGTATTGCTGGGCACCCAAGTGGACCAGCCCAGCAAGCATCCGGAGGACCATTTGTGA
- a CDS encoding PstS family phosphate ABC transporter substrate-binding protein produces MNFKIKATLAGVAAALAFASAPATADTRDYISIVGSSTVYPFATTVAERFGRGSNNSTPKIESTGSGGGMKLFCAGVGTQHPDITNASRRMKKSEFDQCQENGVKDITEVVVGYDGIVFANSAKGEHMDVTLRDLFLALAKEVPDPKGGEKLVANPYKTWKEVNPALPNTKIEVLGPPPTSGTRDAFNELAIEGGCKTFSWLKDMKKQDKSKYKAICRSIREDGAYVEAGENDNLIVQKLEKNPDAFGVFGFSFLDQNRGKVQGANVGGVAPTFDSIASGDYPVSRSLYFYVKKAHVGVVPGIKGYVKEFTSEKAWGEEGYLAEKGMIPLSDDLRKDMMAQARSLKSMTGEEGLH; encoded by the coding sequence GTGAACTTCAAGATTAAAGCAACTCTTGCTGGCGTCGCTGCCGCTCTGGCCTTTGCCAGCGCTCCGGCCACTGCCGACACCCGTGATTACATTTCCATCGTGGGTTCTTCTACCGTATACCCGTTCGCTACCACTGTGGCTGAGCGTTTTGGTCGCGGTTCCAACAACTCGACCCCGAAAATCGAATCCACTGGTTCCGGCGGCGGCATGAAGCTGTTTTGCGCCGGCGTGGGCACCCAGCACCCGGACATCACCAATGCGTCTCGTCGCATGAAGAAGTCCGAGTTTGATCAGTGCCAGGAAAATGGCGTCAAGGACATCACTGAAGTGGTAGTCGGTTACGACGGCATCGTGTTCGCCAACTCTGCCAAAGGCGAGCACATGGATGTTACCCTGCGTGATCTGTTCCTGGCCCTGGCCAAGGAAGTTCCGGATCCGAAGGGTGGCGAGAAGCTGGTAGCCAACCCCTACAAGACCTGGAAAGAAGTGAACCCGGCCCTGCCGAACACCAAGATCGAGGTTCTCGGTCCGCCGCCCACTTCCGGTACTCGTGACGCGTTCAACGAGCTGGCCATTGAAGGTGGCTGCAAGACTTTCTCCTGGCTGAAAGACATGAAGAAGCAGGACAAGTCCAAGTACAAGGCAATCTGTCGCAGCATCCGTGAAGATGGTGCCTATGTAGAAGCTGGCGAGAACGACAACCTGATCGTTCAGAAGCTGGAGAAGAACCCGGACGCCTTCGGTGTATTCGGTTTCTCCTTCCTGGATCAGAACCGTGGCAAGGTACAGGGCGCTAACGTAGGTGGCGTAGCGCCGACCTTCGACAGCATCGCTTCTGGCGACTACCCGGTATCCCGTTCCCTGTACTTCTACGTGAAGAAAGCCCACGTCGGTGTAGTACCGGGCATCAAGGGTTACGTGAAAGAGTTCACCAGCGAGAAAGCCTGGGGCGAGGAAGGTTACCTGGCTGAGAAGGGCATGATTCCGCTGAGCGATGATCTGCGCAAGGACATGATGGCCCAGGCCCGCAGCCTGAAGTCCATGACCGGCGAAGAAGGTCTGCACTAA